The following nucleotide sequence is from Hylaeus volcanicus isolate JK05 chromosome 3, UHH_iyHylVolc1.0_haploid, whole genome shotgun sequence.
GTGCCTTAACAAATGCCCCTCTCGTCCAAAGTAAAAGTTATTTTGAAGTTAAAATACAACAAGGTGGTATATGGGCAATAGGATTAGCTACTAGGTCCACAGATCTCAACATTGCAATAGGAGGAAACGACACTGAAAGTTGGGCTCTTAATTCTGATGGAATCATAAGGCACAATCGGCAAGAATTACATACAATTCAAAGTCTGGTTCAGGAAGGCGACATTATTGTAAGTACAATGTCGgaaaaacatattaatttgtaatataatgaCTTTATCCATTAGGGTGTGTCTTATGATCACGTAGAACTTAATTTCTATATGAATGGAAAATCAATGGATGCCCCAGTTATGGGGATAAAAGGAACTGTGTATCCAGTACTTTATGGTAATTTGctgcaaattaaaaagattccTAACTTAGGAGTTAGTCTTTCAAcatattacttttcttttgtagTGGATGATGGGGCcattttagatttaattttggATAACTTTGCTCATCCCCCACCTACaggttttgaaaaaataatgttgGAGCAATCATTACTCTAGCAGAACAAGTTACACATGACAGTATCGATCTCTATAGAGCTTGATACTTACAAAGGTCTGTATGTCCATCCTCTAAGTTATCTAATATTAAAGTACAGAGTCCAAAACTATTCTAATTTTAGACAGAAAgttctaaaatataattctatgaataagaaattcttttaataataatgtataaatatatttaactagaaattgcaaaataaacattttactttatatcttattttcttttttccaatcATACTTTTAGAACAGTATTTACATAATAGATTTACAGTTCTTATTTAGATCTGgtgtattttgaaataagtGCATGCTTTcctttgtataattatttaataatcaaataacataatttttaaatatgtgtacaacttacatataatatttttatataatatatatatatatttatgtatttatatgtgTCTGTATAagattgtatataatattgtatacacAACAATTTATTGTTCCTTAATGAAATAATGGTATGGTATGTACACTGGCTTACGTAAGGTACCAATGGCTTAGGCCtatactttgttttattagGCTACTGTCATggcgttttattttaatttttttaataacttaatTCCATACTAAgaacattatattatacattaaagtTAATCTTTCATTCATGCTAGTCCAATGAGTATGTGCATGTTTTTACAATGCAGATAATGCGAATATTCGAAAAACTAATGAACTATAACTGTTTACAAATGGTCGCAAAcatcctttttttatatacatagacAGATAAACATTCTAatgcatgaaataaaaaaacaagaaacggCAGAGAAGTGTAGCAATTATTAACCTGAACAGgtgataaaatgataaatatatctaaTTGTGTTTCACTTATGAACTTTAAAATACTATAATAGCGCGATGTAAGTTCGattatctttaaattattacaaaaatgttaatgcGCTGTAAAAGTGAGTACGTGACAAAATAGCAGTACTTTGATAGAAGTTTGTTGTGGTGCATCATTTTTTTCGAAGTTTTTGTGTTTCATCCAGATAGATACTCCTAATTATTGTACCTACATATTAGATGGAAAGATGTGCAGTACATCTTACCACTTACTGCAGTTATAATAATCACTGTGTTTACGAAcatataaaaagttttttttacaattgctTACAACAAGCTCTCTGCATccttgtaaaaatattaaatctttggttcttaatattacttttaaatgattattatcattaattattttatgtgctTAATATTATGCTGCTACACATATATGCTGAAAACAGATCTTTCACAAGTTTTTGGCTTACATATAAGAGtagtttcaaattaatttatgaatcaatttttccataaaattttgaaaaatatttcgttttgtaatAATCACATTGTCGCTAGTacagtttttatttacttacaaaATGTTAGCAAATATTAACTGGTCACAATtgttattgaataattaacaaaaaaatattctatataggCAATAAAAAGCTGCAGTTTATGAACATtagattgaaaaattatatactttcatattaataaaacatcatTTGTAA
It contains:
- the LOC128874040 gene encoding SPRY domain-containing protein 7 — its product is MMFCCLRNCFDGLGFTETQTPKRDLNPIALDTCFMGHEVVIVKDGLRVCGCGGALTNAPLVQSKSYFEVKIQQGGIWAIGLATRSTDLNIAIGGNDTESWALNSDGIIRHNRQELHTIQSLVQEGDIIGVSYDHVELNFYMNGKSMDAPVMGIKGTVYPVLYVDDGAILDLILDNFAHPPPTGFEKIMLEQSLL